The genomic stretch CCAAGGGAAGGAGGAGGAAAAGGATAAATGCGAGTACGAGTACTAGGTGGGGAGTCTCTTTCCAGTGTTTACCAGCATTTTGGATTTCAATGAGAAGGTTTCCCTTGGGGCCCTCCACCTGGGAGCGAAAGCGGAACCAGTAGAGTGAGCTAAGGAGTAAAAAGAGGAAAATATGCAAAAAGAGAAATAACATAAACCCAACCTTATTTTTTAGCGGAGTCCAGAGAAGAAAAAAATGATCGGAGGCAAAAACATCGGTAAGTAGGAAAGTTCGGAAAACAACTTTTGCAAGGATGGTTTTGGGAAGAAATACCAAGTAACCCCAAGCCATAGGTAGGAAAGCCCCATCCCCAAAAAGAATACAAGTGGAATGTTTTGGGAATGAAAACCCAAACAAAGGAAGGAAAAACCGGAGAAGAAAACCAAAATCGCTATCCCTTTTGCCAAGCGTGGTGAAAGCCAAAGGTTCAGTGTGTTCGTATTTTGGATTTTGTCCCTCTCTCTGTCAATTTGGTAGGTCTGTAAGACATTGGCGAGTACATGGAGGAAAAAACTGACAACGATCAAAGGGAATCCTTTCGCACCTGAAAACGGAAGGAGGATCCCCCAAGTATAAAAAACAGAAACCAAAATTTCCTTGGGAATGGGAGAGAGTTGTTTCACAACAAGGACAAGGACAATCAGAAAACAAAGGAGATAAGTTTGGTTCTGGCTCAGAAATTTCCATTCCCAAACAAAACCCAGTAGGAGAGCCGATAAAAATAAAATCCCGATGGCCCATTGGAATTTGGATTGGTTCTGCAAATAAAACTGGGAACGAAGTGAGAGTGGGGCAATTTCTTTTTTGGCATCCCATAAGTGGTCTGACAAGTACAAGACCCAAACAGAAGTCAGATAAAACAAAACTAAGCTCAGGTGAAGTTTGGTTTGGAAGTAATGTTTGAAAAAAAATAAATTCGCAAAAACGGAAAATACGATATCAAAAGACAAATAAGAAAAAGTGAATAAAGCTTGAGATGCCCGATTTATGTTTTTGTTTCGGAACATAGTTCATCTATTCCAAGACGGAATCCAAAAGCAAAAAGAAAATTCCCTTGCCACAAAAACTTTCGCAGTCTGAAATGTATGCCAATGTTCAGGTCCATTCGAAACGCAATTTACTCTGTATACTGTATACGTGACCAATTCCCCAAGTATATGTCGGAATTACTTTTAGAAGAAGAAGAAATGGGAGCTTTGTTTGCTGTTCGATTTCGGTATGTCATTGGATTTGCCCTCATTGCTAGTGCTTTTGCAAACCTAAGTAATATTGATACAATCTGGGGGTATTTGGTCAACTTCATTGCCATCGGTTTCTATTTTATGAATACATTTGTACATTTGCATATTCTGAAAAAAAAAGATAGTAAGTGGAAAACAAAATATGACTACATAAGTTTACTTGTAGACAATGTTTTGATTACAATGACCATCCTGAACTGGTATTGGATCAAAGGAGATGGGAATCCCAATTTTTTGGTGAAAACCCCCCTTATGATCTTTTATTTGTTACCTCTGTCGTTGTGTTTGTTCCAATACCGATTTTCTCTGGTTGTTTTTACCTTTCTTTGTTTTCTCATTAGTTATTATTCCTTTATTACGGTGGCCTTGCTTGATCCTGATGCACAAGTGAGTTTGGATTGGACAAGTTATGTGTTAGGTGATGAAATTATTCTTTTGGATGCACTTGTTTCCAAACCTGTGATTTTTTTGATTTTAGCATTTGCCATATCCTATGGAATTTTTCGTAGTCTCAGGATGTTATTAAAGTTTGCTGCATCTGAAACACAAAAAACAACTCTTTCTCGATACTTTTCTCCTGATTTGGTATCCGAGATCGTTTCCGATCCAGAAGTCATTGGCAAAGGAAAACGCCAAAAGGTAACGGTTCTATTTAGTGACATTAGAGGGTTTACTCAGTTTTCTGAACTTTTGGATCCCGAAGAATTATCTGTATTTTTAACAGAATTTCGTCGGAGAATGGTTCGTGTCATTTTTCAAAACAAAGGTAGTTTGGATAAATTCATTGGAGATGCTGTCATGGTTACTTTTGGAACTCCCCTTCCTTCTGAAATCCCAGGGGAAGATGTTACCAATGCTGTAAATGCAGCATACGCAATGTTAAATGAATTGAAACTTTGGAATGAGGAAAGGAAATCCCAAGGGCAAGTAGAGATAAAAATTGGAATTGGAATTCATTCTGGTGAAGTGTTTTGTGGGAGCATAGGATCAGAAGAAAGAATGGAATACACCGTTATTGGTGATACGGTCAATACGGCTTCAAGGATCGAGTCGGCGTGTAAAGAGATAGGTTCTCCGCTTCTCATTTCAGAAGTAGTATGGGAAGAAATTGGAAAACCGTCTGCATGGCATAAAAATGAAGCTGTGTTACTCCCTGGTAGGGAACAAAAAATCAATCTATATGCTTACCAAAACGTTTGAGTTAAGTATTTAGATTTAATTTGTAAACTGCTTCGTGTAAGGCGGGATTTAGTTCTGGATCAATGATATAAATCACACGTGTGGTTCCAGCCTGTAAAGCTAAATCCATAATGGCTTTTCTACGATCAATTTTGATGCTCTTTAAATCAAAGTCTGCAATTTTAAATTTGATTCCTTTTTGGAACACGGGATTGATGCTACAAATCCTTTGGAGTTTTGGTCTTGTTTGGTATCGGCCTACATCCAAAACAAGGCAGATGTCAAAGTGAGCTCGTTTTTCTGAATCCACAGAAGCTGTAATCACAAAGTCACCAAAGTTAATGATATTTTCGTTATTGGTAAGAGAACTTCCAACGTAATCAAGGAGGTGGCGAATGTTTTTGTTACTATAAGAAAAAAACGAATCGTTTAGAATCATCTTGAGTGCAGTAGAAGATTTAAAAGCAGGTCTCCACGGTTGGTTGGAAGTTAGGGATGCATATTCACTTGCCAGTGATAAAATCGCAATGTCTTCTTCAAAACTAGAAGTTGTGACATTGTTTTCTTGTAAGTGTAATTGTAATTCGATATCTTGTGTGATTCTTTCTTTTCCCACTTCTCTATTGTATTTATCACGAACTGACATGAGTTTGGTGAAAAGTGACCTTGGGTCTGGGAAGTTATTGTTCACCCCGTTGCCTCGGTATGGTCGGTGGTGGTTTAAAATCAGAGTTCGGACATGAGATTCAACTTCGGGAGCAGGGAGGGTCATTAAATAACTAATGATAGGGTGTTGTTGGACAACAGCATATTCTTCCTTTGTAAGTTTTGGAGTTTGTTTGACTTCAAGCCTTGAATATCCTACATCCATCAAATAACTTGCCATCATAAGGCTTAAGTGGTCTTTTTTATTGGATTCTTCTTTCCCTTCGTTGACAATCTTACGTGTACGAACCTTCATTCCCATTGCCACAACTGTACGTTTCGTCATAAGCTCTGATTCAACGGAAACACCTGCTACACTTAAGATTTCTAAGATATTAAAAATTCCCAATTCAAAATCAGGATTACTTGTAAAATCGGTGAGAAGTTCATTCACAGAGTTTTGTACAAACACTGCTTGGTCAGACGAAAAGGATGTTTTACGTAAATCTTCAATTAACGCCTGCGATTGTTTGGCGAAGCGAGCGGTTTTTTCAATGTCGAATAATTTTGTAGTTCGACCTGGTTCTAAGTAAGGTTTATCGGCACCATTAGGTTTTGATTTTTTTAATTCGGAAATTAAAAAGTAAACTCCTTGCATTTCAAACTTTAAAAGTTTACCAAAGTCCGCTTCCGTTGGGTTTCTTTTTTTATGAATTAAAATTTGTCCGTCTTTATTGTATAAATCGAGCGGGATGTTTTGGTTTTTTCGAAAACTATTTAAAGATTCTTCGGTTAACTCAAATTTTGCGAGCTTTTCTCTAGGTACTATATTTGTATCATTTGTGCTCATTGGAAACTATACCCATTCGACTAAAGAAACTTTATGAATGTTAAGGCGATGATGTATCTTCTTACTTAAATTGTAAATTCATTCCTTTGTTTTGAAACTCATTTTTATTTTTAGGGAATTTCCGTAAGTAGTAATCCTAATCTATAGTAGTGGATGTTCACTTTCTCGTAACAAATGTAGCCAATCAAAAAAAGATGTGTCAGGAAAGAAACATCTGTTAATATATGTTAGGTGATTTACGAACATTATCGTTTTGATTTCTCAAATTTCGAAAATTCGATGTTCGTTTTTGGAATAAAATGCTGCAAATGAGGACAAATGACTCTGATTTTTTCGTTTACAGTTTCAGGAAAAGTACGGAAAAATCTTCTCTATGAGCATTCTTACGACCAAAAAATCTTCTTATGATTTATTCAATCCAACGGAAGACCATTTAGCCTTACGACAATCCGTTGCGTCATTTGCAGAACGGGAACTAGACGAACAAGCGAAAGAGAATGATGAAACTGAATCATTTAATGAGATGTTATTCAAACGACTTGGTTCCGAACTCGGAATTTTTGGAATCACAGTACCGGAAGAAGAGGGAGGGCACGGACTTGATCCACTTGCTTCTGTCATCATCCATGAAGAGATGAGTCGTTTTGATCCAGGATTTACACTTTCCTATTTGGCTCATGAAGTTTTATTTGTGAACAATTTTTTTTATAGCTCCAATGCTTCTCAACGTAGCCGTTACCTCAGCAAAGTCATCACTGGAGAATGGATTGGTGGAATGGGAATGACGGAACCTGGTGCGGGAACTGACGTACTTGGGATGGCAACCCATGCTGTCAAAAAGGGAGATCGTTACGTCATTAACGGTGTAAAACAATACATCACAAACGGTTCCGTTGGCCAAGTTTTTGTACTTTATACAAAGTTAGATAAAAATGCAAAAAAAATGACTTCATTTGTAATCGAATCATCTTACAAAGGTTTCTCGGTTGGGAAAAAAGAAGAAAAAATGGGAATGCGTTCTTCTCCCACAACTCAACTTGTTTTTGAAGATATGGAAGTACCAGAAGAAAATCTCCTTGGAGATGAGAATGGTGCCATCACACATATGATGCGTAATTTGGAAATCGAAAGGGTGACTCTGGCGGCACAATCGCTAGGGATTGCTCGTCGTTGTGTGGACATCATGTGTGATTATACAGTCCGTCATCGAGAAGCTTTTGGAAAAAAACTCATGGAGTTTGGGCAAATCCAAAGGTTGGTTGCAGAGTCTTACGCAGATTACCAAGCAGCAAGAGCTCTTGTATACCAAGTTGCAAGTGAACTGGGACCAGATGTTCGTAATTCTCTTGGTGCAGCGTCTGCAAAACTAGTAGCAACACAAATGGCAGAACGAGTTTCAAGAAACGCCATACAAGTACTAGGTGGTTATGGTTATTGCCGAGAATACCCAGTTGAAAGGCTCCATAGGGATGCAATCCTTCTTAGCATTGGTGGTGGAACGAATGAAGCCATGCAAAAAAACATTGCAAGTGATCTCAAAAAACTTTGGTCGGAGTGATCGGTCAAATCATCTAAACTAAAACTTTTTTCCCATTCGATTTTTATGCCAGTCTACTAGTTAGATGGAAAAAGAATGGGATGTGATTGTCCTTGGCTCTGGGCTTGGAGGTCTCTCTGCTGCATTATCTTTTGCAAATAAAGGCAAGCGGGTTCTCGTGCTTGAAAAGAGTATCTCGCCTGGAGGTTCAGCCTCTAGTTTTTGGAAAAATGGATATTTGTTTGAATCTGGTGCCACAACTCTTGTTGGTTTTGAACCTGGTCTTCCCATGGATCGACTCACAAAAGAACTTGGCATCCAATTTCCAATCCTACCCATAGATAGGTCAATGGTGGTCCACCTTTGTGGAAAAACCATTGAAAGGTATAAAGATAGGACTCTATGGATCAAAGAAGCCAAGCGTATGTTTGGTGGTGGATTGCGTATGGTTTTGTTTTGGAAATTGTGTTTTTTTCTGTCCGATCAACTTTGGAGTTTGTCTGCAAGATACAAATGGTTTCCATTTCAAAACCTTCGTGAGGTTTTTATCAGTCTAAAAAAGTTTCGGCCATATGATTTGATCGTTTTTCTGTTTTCGCTTGTATCCGTACGATTTGTACAAAAATTATTTTGGTTACACAAAAATGAAGAGTGGAACCAGTTTTTGAATGAACAACTTCTCATCACAAACCAATCTGTTTCAAACAATGCACCTTTTGCCATGGCAGCGGCTGGACTTACCTATCCTAATTTACAAAATTATATAGTGAGTGGTGGCATGTTGGAACTATCCCAAACACTCATCAAACGATTACGGGAATTGGGAGGAGAGTTCCTTCCAAAACAAGAAGTGAGCCACTTAACCAAAAAGGTTTGGGAAAATCTTTCTGAACACTTCAATCAAGAAAGGTTAGGTGGTCGTTACTACTTTCCATCTAATCCTAAAACGATTTGGGAAGTGAAAACAAAAAATATAGACCATTCAGTTTTTTGTGCACCTATCCTCGTATCAAACCTTCCGATTTGGAACCTGGTCACAATGACTAAAAGTTTACCAAAATTAGAAAACAAGGCAAATGGAATGGAAAAAGGGATATGGGGAGCCTTTACCATGGGAATTGCCATCCAAGTAGGTTCTCTGGAACATTCTCTTCAAAAGGAATGCCTCCACCACCAAATCCATTTAGAATCACCTCTTCCCCACGGAGGAGGGCGATCAGTCTTTGTATCCATTTCACACCCTGAAGACAAACTCCGATCCAAAGATGGAATTCGGATTTTATCAGTTTCGACTCATTTAGAAAATCCTGAGAATTGGAAACGTGACAAAGACTACCAGATTCGGAAAAAAGAAATCGAATCCGTGATTCTATCTGCTTTGGAAAAAAACTTTGATTGGTTCAAACTTACGAATATCCAGTTTTATCATTCTGCAACACCTGTTACGTGGCAAACCTGGACAGGTCGCAAATGGGGACGTGTGGGAGGAATCCCTTCCGTTTATTTTTTTAATCCTTTTCGAATGGTATCCAATCGATCGGAAGATCCTAGTCTTTTACTGACAGGTGACACAGTGTATCCAGGTCAGGGGATTCCTGCCGTTGTGCTTGGTGGACTCAATGCCGTGGAACAATATGAATCCCGAAAGTTCGGTTGATTTCCGAACCGAATCCTAGAGCCTGGGCGAAACGATGGTTCGCCTTCCAAAGATTCACATCAAAGTGCCAGGAACTTCTGCTAATTTAGGTCCTGGGTTTGACCTCATGGGCCTTGCCCTTGACATCCATAATGAATTCGAATTTCAATTTTCAAAGGAAATTACAGAAACCAAAACCGAATTGAAAAACGGAAAAACTTTACCTTTCTCCAAAAAAGAAGATTTGGTTTTGTCGTCTTATTTGTCTTATTTTTCCAAATTTGCGAAGAATCTCACACCTCCACCTTATCACTGTAAAATGACATTGGCATTACCTTTAAAGGGAGGGCTTGGGTCTAGTGCATCCGCGATTGTTGCTGGACTCTGTTTAGCCAAAGAAGTCCACAAAAGATTAAGTACCGAATCTTTACCAACAGAACAAGAGTTCACTCAATTCTTAGCAGAATTTGAAGGCCATCCTGACAATACACTTCCTGCATACCTTGGTGGATTCGTTTTCGCTTACTCTACGTTTGGTGAGACATTACGTTATTTTCGAAAAAAGTTCCCATCTTCTGTTTCCATTTTTGTCCTCACACCTGAGTATTCCGTTTCTACAGAAGAATCGAGAAAAACTCTACCTAAGTCATATGTGACCTCTGATGTGATATTTAACCTTTCACGAATTGGGGCATGGATGCATTTTTTGGATAAACGTAAGTTTGGTGACCTGCTTGTTGGATTGGAAGACAAGATGCATACTCCTTATCGAATTCCAAACTCATCTCCACTTTTTCCTTTAGCTGATACGTTAAAACAAGAAGGGATTGGGTATTGTTTGTCAGGTTCTGGTCCAAGTTTACTTATTTTTTTAGAACGAAAGGCCTTAAAATCAAAATTAAATGAATTGGAATCAAAAGTTTCAAAGATCATGAAGGAATCTGGGATCACGTATCAATTTCGTAGGGTTAAACCTGATGGAATCGGAGTTCGAATCAAAATGAAATGAGTTCACTCTCAAACCTCTGATAGGTTAGGTGAATTGTTTTTCGGAGTTTATTCTTCTTCTGCTCCTTCCTCTTTTCCGAATCCATAAACATCACCTCGAAATCTCACTTTTCGGTTGATCCCCGGTTGTATTTTACCAACTTCAAAGGTAAACTTCATTCTTTCTTTTCCTGAGCGATTGAAATAAAAGGAAGATGTGAGTGAAATCTCGATAAAATTTACCATTCTATCTTTTGTAATTTTATCAGAGATCCTAAATTCAGCAGGGTGTCCAATGATCTCATAAGAATCAAAGGTTTCTTTGGATTCCATTTTTCCATAATGTTCCATTCTTGGAGGTTTATAAAAACTGGGTCCATTTTTTAAAACGGTAATCGTATAATCTTCGCTATCTCTACTTTTTTTGAATTGGAAAATCAAATGATCTTCCGTGATGGCATTACAACGTGTTGCCAATTGTCCTGTTTTACAACCAACATGGAAACTTGCAAATCTAGAAAGTTCATCGACTACTAAATCATATTTATCACCCGTTTGGACAGGGATAAATCGATCTGATTCCTTTCGCATAAAAATGGGATGGATGAATTGGTTGTACACAACTAATCCCAGTCCTAAAATGGAGATTGTAAGCACACCACTGAGGACTAGGACAAAACTATCTAAAATGGCAATGCTTAAAAACAAAATTACCTTTTTGTATCAACCTTATGGCTCTTTGTTTCCGGTAGAGGTGTCCTTGTCACAAGTGATAGAAGGTCCTTCACTTCCTCTGGAGAAATGATTTGGTTCAATTTTTCTTCTAGGGAAGCTGGTGTCGGTTTTAAAACCAAATCCTCAGGTTTTACTTTCGATTCTGATTTAGTTTTGGCTTCGTTTCCAGCCACTTCGTTGTTCGTTTTTTTAGGGAAAGATTCCTTTCCTTCCTCCGACTGTTTTCCCGTTTGTGTGGGAAGGGTGGGGGGAATGGATAGGCCAGGATTCCCTTGGATATTAATTGTATTCATAGTTCCCAAACCTCCGTGTTCAGGATCGGCAATTGAAGAAAAAACTTTCCTTTTCCCTCCCTCAGATTTTCGGTCAAATCGTGGTTCGCTTTAGCGAAAATCGAAACATTTTTTAGGATTTTTCCGTTTGATTGCCCGCTTTATGGCCGGGAAGCTGGCAGAGATGGAAAATAATTTTAAATCGTGGATGGCTTCGCCCATCTCTAAAATCTTTATAGGGACCAATTTGGTCTTTGCCGTGCTTTTTTTAGTCAGTGTTCCTTCTTTTGTGAAAGAATACATCACCCAAGATGCAGTGAGTATCGGTGGAAAAAAATACGACTTGAGTGACGTGAAAGACTCCTCACCGATTGCATATTCCAAATTCCAATCTGAATACAAAGCCCTTCTCAAAAATACCTTTGGTGAATTTGCTCAGGACAAATTATTTGAATTAGTCGCAAAAGATAAAAACATCAAACCTTCTGAAGTTTTAAATGAAGGATTGGTTTTAAGAGAACCTTCGGAAGAAGAAATCTTAAACGTATATATGTCTAACAAAGCACAGTTAGGTGGGAAATCTCTCGCTGAAACAAAAGATAAAATTGTTGGATTTTTAAAAAACCAACAAGAACAAGAACATAGCAGAAACAAATACCGTGAGATCATCACGAAATACCCAGTTGATTTTTTAATCAAAGAACCTGAATCAATCCGAGTGACTGTGGATGAAAAAAACAATCCAAGTATGGGACCAAAAGATGCGAAGATTACAGTGATTGAATTTTCAGACTTTGAATGTCCATTCTGCAAACGAAGCCAAGATGTGAATCGCCAACTCCGAGAAAAATACAAAGGGCAAATCCGTTGGGTATTCCGTGATTTCCCTCTTCCATTCCACCAAGACGCAATGTATGCTCATATGGCTGCAAACTGTTCCATCGAAGAAGGAAAGTATTGGGATGTTTTTAATGTTTTATTTGATAACAGCGGTAATTTGAGTAAATCAAATGTAGATTCGTTGGTATTAAAAACAGGATTATCCAAAGACAAATACCAAACTTGTATGAAAGACCAATCAAAATTAAAAAGTGAAATCGATGCCGATATCCAAGATGGACAAAAAGTAGGAGTCAGTGGAACACCTGCATTTTTTATCAATGGGATCTTTGTATCGGGTGCCTTACCATTTGAAAACTTCGATGAGATCATCCAAAAAGAACTGAAACAATAAAGGATTATAAACCAAAAAGGAAAAATTATATGAGCAAAAAAGTAAAAGTTGCTGTCACAGGTGCTGCCGGGCAAATCGGATACGCACTCTTATTTCGTATCGCTTCAGGACAAATGTTTGGACCTGACACAGCTGTCGAACTCCAGTTGTTAGAATTGGAACAAGCGCTCCCTGCAGCGAAAGGTGTCATCATGGAATTGGATGACTGTGCGTTCCCATTACTCGAAAAAGTATCAGTGACTTCTAACTTAGATGAAGCATTCCGTGATATCAATTGGGCTCTTCTCGTAGGTTCTGTTCCTAGAAAAGCTGGAATGGAACGTGGTGACCTTCTCAAAATCAATGGTGGTATTTTTACAACCCAAGGGAAAGCGATCGAAAAAAATGCAGCAAGTGATGTAAGAGTTCTTGTTGTAGGTAACCCATGTAACACAAACGCACTCATTGCAATGAATAATGCAAAAGGTGTTCCGTCTGACAGATGGTTTGCGATGACAGGACTTGATGAAAATCGTGCAAAAACTCAATTGGCACAAAAAGCGGGAGTTCTTGTAAAAGATGTTTCCAATGTAGCAATTTGGGGTAACCATTCAGCGACTCAATACCCTGACTTTTATAATGCAAAAATCAAAGGAAAACCTGCAACTGACCTGATCAGTGACGAAGCTTGGTTAAAGGGAGATTTTATCTCTACTGTGCAAAAACGTGGAGCTGCGATCATTGCTGCAAGAGGAGCTTCTTCCGCTGCTTCTGCTGCCAATGCAGTGGTCGACACAGTGCATAACATTGTGACACCAACAAAACCTGGAGATTGGTTCAGTGCCGCTTGTCATTCCAATGGTGAGTATGGTGTAGACAAAGGTCTTATCTTTGGATACCCACTCAAATCTGATGGTAAAAAAGTAGAGATCGTAACAGGTCTTGAGATCAATTCTTTCGGTAAGGAAAAATTTGATATCACTCACAATGAATTAAAAGAAGAAAGAAACGAAGTAAAAGATATGTTAGGTTAATTTCAAAAACAGATTTTCCCTACAGAATTGACTTGTAGGGATTTTTTCTGACTTCGAAGCCCACTTGGTGAAATAGTTCCAGTGGGCTTTTTTTATGATTATTTGGTACAAGAGTTTTGGTATTTCCGAAAAACAAAGTATCTTAGTTCCACTTCCTTCATTCCGAATCCATAATTTGGACAAATTGATTTGGGTCTTCGAAAAATGGCAAATGGCCACAGTGGTCTAGAACTGTTCGTTTCACATCTGGAAATCTTTCGATGATTGTATCCCATGTATAATAAGGAGCCACTTGGAAATCATACTTTCCTAATATGAGTTGGATTGGAAGTTTTAAGGTCGATAGGTAATTTTCGACATTGATCTCGACAAAAACTTTCCCAAACAAATAATCAAACGCTAGTTTGTTGGTTCCGATTCCTTCCCATAATTGAGTGGAATCCATTTTTAAATCATAAAAACCGAGTGCATCCTGGCTTACACAATACAAATTGAAAAAGTTCCGAAGGCCATCTGGATGAGACTCAATTTGTTTTTGGAAATTGGTTTGGAGTTGTATGTGTTTTTCTTTTCTCTCTTCACTTGCGAAAGTTGCAAAGTAAGTTTCCCGTTCCAAAAGGGGGGCTCCATGGTTTGGTCCTGTTGCTACCATCACGAGTTTAGTAACACGATTTGGGTATTTTTTTGCATAAGTTAGAGCCATGTAACCGTGGCCTGAGTGGCCAAGAATCGTACAAGCTGGGATTTGGAGATGGTTTTGGAAGAAATGAAAATCATCCAATACCACATCCAAATCATACGTGGATTCGTTTTCAGGAGTTGATTCAATACGGTTCGCAAATCCTCTATGGTCCACAACAGTGATGTGATACTTGGATGCCATCGTTTCAGGGATCACCCTTGGGTAGTACAAAGCACTTCCGAGCCAATAGAGGTTTGGTCCTTTCGTATTGTTTTGTGCGATTAAAAAATCAAATCCATCCCTTTGGATTGTCTGATAGTTCCATTCCATAACATTCCCTCCGAATTAATGTAGTGAATCTCTATTTTTTATATAGTTGCAACATACAACCATATAGTTGCAGTATGCAACTAAAATACTTGTCAAAAACGATATTTAATTTAAATTGGGGGAATGAATGAAATTTTTTCCTATTTAGGCATTCACTTAAGTGAAACTTTACTCCAGATGCGGAAGTTTCTCGCATACGAGTTTGAAACGAATCGAGTAGGGATGCGATTTGAAGAATGGATCCAACTGATTCCTCTAATGGAAAAGGAAAGTTTGAACCAAAAAACCTTAAGTGACCGATTGGCCAAAGATAAAACCACAATCTCTAGGTTAGTTGATAGTTGGGTAAAAAAGGGATGGGTCAAACGAATCCAATCGATTGAAGACAAACGAAGTTTTAGTTTAAAATTAACAACTAAAGGGAAATCCATATGGGAG from Leptospira ellinghausenii encodes the following:
- a CDS encoding adenylate/guanylate cyclase domain-containing protein, which produces MFRSIRNAIYSVYCIRDQFPKYMSELLLEEEEMGALFAVRFRYVIGFALIASAFANLSNIDTIWGYLVNFIAIGFYFMNTFVHLHILKKKDSKWKTKYDYISLLVDNVLITMTILNWYWIKGDGNPNFLVKTPLMIFYLLPLSLCLFQYRFSLVVFTFLCFLISYYSFITVALLDPDAQVSLDWTSYVLGDEIILLDALVSKPVIFLILAFAISYGIFRSLRMLLKFAASETQKTTLSRYFSPDLVSEIVSDPEVIGKGKRQKVTVLFSDIRGFTQFSELLDPEELSVFLTEFRRRMVRVIFQNKGSLDKFIGDAVMVTFGTPLPSEIPGEDVTNAVNAAYAMLNELKLWNEERKSQGQVEIKIGIGIHSGEVFCGSIGSEERMEYTVIGDTVNTASRIESACKEIGSPLLISEVVWEEIGKPSAWHKNEAVLLPGREQKINLYAYQNV
- a CDS encoding phytoene desaturase family protein, producing MEKEWDVIVLGSGLGGLSAALSFANKGKRVLVLEKSISPGGSASSFWKNGYLFESGATTLVGFEPGLPMDRLTKELGIQFPILPIDRSMVVHLCGKTIERYKDRTLWIKEAKRMFGGGLRMVLFWKLCFFLSDQLWSLSARYKWFPFQNLREVFISLKKFRPYDLIVFLFSLVSVRFVQKLFWLHKNEEWNQFLNEQLLITNQSVSNNAPFAMAAAGLTYPNLQNYIVSGGMLELSQTLIKRLRELGGEFLPKQEVSHLTKKVWENLSEHFNQERLGGRYYFPSNPKTIWEVKTKNIDHSVFCAPILVSNLPIWNLVTMTKSLPKLENKANGMEKGIWGAFTMGIAIQVGSLEHSLQKECLHHQIHLESPLPHGGGRSVFVSISHPEDKLRSKDGIRILSVSTHLENPENWKRDKDYQIRKKEIESVILSALEKNFDWFKLTNIQFYHSATPVTWQTWTGRKWGRVGGIPSVYFFNPFRMVSNRSEDPSLLLTGDTVYPGQGIPAVVLGGLNAVEQYESRKFG
- a CDS encoding acyl-CoA dehydrogenase family protein, translated to MSILTTKKSSYDLFNPTEDHLALRQSVASFAERELDEQAKENDETESFNEMLFKRLGSELGIFGITVPEEEGGHGLDPLASVIIHEEMSRFDPGFTLSYLAHEVLFVNNFFYSSNASQRSRYLSKVITGEWIGGMGMTEPGAGTDVLGMATHAVKKGDRYVINGVKQYITNGSVGQVFVLYTKLDKNAKKMTSFVIESSYKGFSVGKKEEKMGMRSSPTTQLVFEDMEVPEENLLGDENGAITHMMRNLEIERVTLAAQSLGIARRCVDIMCDYTVRHREAFGKKLMEFGQIQRLVAESYADYQAARALVYQVASELGPDVRNSLGAASAKLVATQMAERVSRNAIQVLGGYGYCREYPVERLHRDAILLSIGGGTNEAMQKNIASDLKKLWSE
- a CDS encoding LIC10362 family protein, whose translation is MLFLFLHIFLFLLLSSLYWFRFRSQVEGPKGNLLIEIQNAGKHWKETPHLVLVLAFILFLLLPLVIGFQFYLRSDANVLVVIVWIVWAYNWSKYSFFRE
- the thrB gene encoding homoserine kinase yields the protein MVRLPKIHIKVPGTSANLGPGFDLMGLALDIHNEFEFQFSKEITETKTELKNGKTLPFSKKEDLVLSSYLSYFSKFAKNLTPPPYHCKMTLALPLKGGLGSSASAIVAGLCLAKEVHKRLSTESLPTEQEFTQFLAEFEGHPDNTLPAYLGGFVFAYSTFGETLRYFRKKFPSSVSIFVLTPEYSVSTEESRKTLPKSYVTSDVIFNLSRIGAWMHFLDKRKFGDLLVGLEDKMHTPYRIPNSSPLFPLADTLKQEGIGYCLSGSGPSLLIFLERKALKSKLNELESKVSKIMKESGITYQFRRVKPDGIGVRIKMK
- a CDS encoding prenyltransferase → MFRNKNINRASQALFTFSYLSFDIVFSVFANLFFFKHYFQTKLHLSLVLFYLTSVWVLYLSDHLWDAKKEIAPLSLRSQFYLQNQSKFQWAIGILFLSALLLGFVWEWKFLSQNQTYLLCFLIVLVLVVKQLSPIPKEILVSVFYTWGILLPFSGAKGFPLIVVSFFLHVLANVLQTYQIDRERDKIQNTNTLNLWLSPRLAKGIAILVFFSGFSFLCLGFHSQNIPLVFFLGMGLSYLWLGVTWYFFPKPSLQKLFSELSYLPMFLPPIIFFFSGLR
- a CDS encoding HD domain-containing phosphohydrolase, coding for MSTNDTNIVPREKLAKFELTEESLNSFRKNQNIPLDLYNKDGQILIHKKRNPTEADFGKLLKFEMQGVYFLISELKKSKPNGADKPYLEPGRTTKLFDIEKTARFAKQSQALIEDLRKTSFSSDQAVFVQNSVNELLTDFTSNPDFELGIFNILEILSVAGVSVESELMTKRTVVAMGMKVRTRKIVNEGKEESNKKDHLSLMMASYLMDVGYSRLEVKQTPKLTKEEYAVVQQHPIISYLMTLPAPEVESHVRTLILNHHRPYRGNGVNNNFPDPRSLFTKLMSVRDKYNREVGKERITQDIELQLHLQENNVTTSSFEEDIAILSLASEYASLTSNQPWRPAFKSSTALKMILNDSFFSYSNKNIRHLLDYVGSSLTNNENIINFGDFVITASVDSEKRAHFDICLVLDVGRYQTRPKLQRICSINPVFQKGIKFKIADFDLKSIKIDRRKAIMDLALQAGTTRVIYIIDPELNPALHEAVYKLNLNT